The proteins below are encoded in one region of Candidatus Obscuribacter sp.:
- a CDS encoding ATP-binding protein, with product MQQVRTGTQQQQEFVPPYPASIAETGMKEGFLEELVLKDIYMVNFALGREIASRTMLPFKIVEEIIEVLKKQLLIEVRASGGLADYEYTPTEKGRDRARAYFDHNAYVGPCPVPWSRYVDSLKYQTIRREHVTPRDLEVAFSDIMVNRRTINAVGPAINSGRGMFLFGEAGNGKTSIAERIVRSFKGHIFIPYAVEIDGQIIRVYDNHNHEQVSAANYPRDYDHRWVRIQRPCVVVGGELTIDMLELQFDYGTKLYEAPIQLKSNCGLLLIDDFGRQRIDHKSLLNRWIVPLEKRVDYLTLHTGKKLEVPFEQLIVFSTNLNPADLVDEAFLRRIPYKINITNPTEDEFKWIFLQYCQRTGVPYNEEAVNYLIESQYRSGKRMMRCCHPRDIVDQVINLCAFLQTDPRLSREYLDHACAVYFAAMGK from the coding sequence ATGCAACAGGTAAGAACGGGAACACAACAGCAACAGGAATTCGTTCCTCCATATCCGGCAAGCATTGCCGAAACAGGTATGAAAGAAGGTTTCCTGGAAGAGCTGGTTCTCAAAGATATTTACATGGTCAACTTCGCGCTTGGTCGTGAAATCGCCTCAAGGACCATGTTGCCCTTCAAAATCGTTGAAGAAATCATCGAAGTATTGAAGAAGCAATTGCTCATTGAAGTAAGAGCCTCAGGCGGTCTTGCTGACTACGAATACACTCCCACCGAAAAAGGTCGGGACCGTGCTCGCGCTTACTTTGACCACAACGCGTATGTGGGTCCGTGCCCTGTACCGTGGTCCCGTTATGTCGACTCTCTCAAATATCAGACTATCCGTCGTGAGCACGTCACTCCCAGAGACTTGGAAGTAGCTTTCTCAGACATCATGGTCAACCGCCGCACCATCAACGCCGTTGGTCCAGCCATCAACTCAGGCAGAGGGATGTTCCTCTTTGGTGAAGCCGGCAATGGTAAGACATCAATTGCTGAACGTATTGTGCGTTCGTTCAAGGGACATATTTTTATCCCTTATGCCGTAGAAATCGACGGTCAGATTATCCGTGTCTACGACAACCACAACCACGAACAAGTATCTGCTGCTAACTATCCACGAGATTATGACCACCGATGGGTACGCATCCAGAGACCTTGCGTAGTCGTAGGTGGTGAGCTGACAATCGATATGCTCGAACTACAGTTTGACTACGGTACAAAGCTCTACGAAGCGCCAATCCAACTCAAGAGTAATTGCGGCTTGCTGCTAATCGACGACTTTGGTCGTCAACGTATCGACCACAAATCACTACTCAACAGATGGATTGTGCCTCTCGAAAAACGGGTGGACTACCTCACATTGCACACCGGTAAAAAACTGGAAGTGCCATTTGAACAGCTCATTGTTTTTTCAACTAACCTCAACCCAGCTGACCTGGTAGACGAAGCGTTCCTCAGACGTATTCCCTACAAGATCAACATCACAAACCCGACAGAAGACGAGTTCAAGTGGATCTTCCTGCAATATTGTCAGCGTACTGGCGTGCCCTATAACGAAGAAGCGGTCAACTATTTGATCGAGTCACAATATAGAAGCGGCAAGCGCATGATGAGATGCTGCCATCCTCGCGACATCGTCGATCAGGTCATCAACCTCTGTGCTTTCTTGCAGACCGATCCCAGACTCTCCAGAGAGTATCTGGACCACGCCTGTGCTGTTTATTTTGCAGCAATGGGCAAATAA
- a CDS encoding MoxR family ATPase, with the protein MVQALSPKVQLLLDNINGVLVGQEHATRLAVIAFLAGGHALIEDVPGVGKTLLAKTLAMSVHAKFKRIQCTPDLLPSDISGVSVFEAKEGVFKFMPGPIFTNILLADEINRATPRTQSSLLEAMEENQVTTDGATRRLPDLFFVIATENPIEYHGTFPLPEAQLDRFMLSLSLGYPKPSQEVEILDKTLDDGAFTVDAVLTEEEVLEARQVVKSIIVEQSIKNYIVAVVGATRKHPSIVLGVSPRGSQLLMRAAQAAALLDGRHYVKPDDVKLLAPYVLGHRVIPKVRDNRVSHAQLIERVLEEVPVPV; encoded by the coding sequence ATGGTGCAAGCCTTATCACCCAAGGTGCAGCTTTTGCTGGACAACATCAACGGTGTGCTTGTCGGTCAGGAACACGCTACACGACTGGCTGTGATTGCCTTTCTAGCTGGCGGACACGCGCTCATTGAAGACGTACCCGGTGTGGGCAAGACCTTGCTAGCCAAGACTCTGGCGATGTCGGTGCATGCCAAATTCAAGCGGATACAGTGTACGCCAGACCTATTGCCCTCTGATATTAGCGGTGTCAGCGTATTTGAGGCAAAAGAAGGCGTCTTTAAATTTATGCCCGGACCGATTTTTACAAACATCCTCCTGGCAGACGAAATCAACCGGGCTACACCCCGCACCCAGTCCAGCTTGCTGGAGGCGATGGAAGAAAACCAGGTCACTACCGACGGTGCCACTAGAAGGCTGCCGGACCTATTTTTTGTAATCGCCACCGAAAACCCGATTGAATATCACGGTACTTTTCCCCTGCCGGAAGCGCAACTTGACCGATTTATGCTCTCTCTATCGCTGGGTTATCCTAAGCCCAGTCAAGAAGTCGAGATCCTGGACAAGACTTTAGATGATGGCGCTTTTACAGTAGACGCAGTACTAACTGAAGAAGAAGTGCTGGAAGCAAGACAGGTAGTGAAGAGCATTATTGTCGAACAATCTATCAAAAACTACATTGTTGCTGTCGTAGGCGCCACACGCAAACACCCCTCTATCGTACTGGGAGTAAGCCCCCGGGGCAGCCAACTGCTGATGAGAGCAGCACAGGCAGCTGCGCTCCTCGACGGAAGACACTATGTAAAACCAGATGACGTCAAGCTTCTGGCACCGTACGTATTGGGTCACAGAGTTATTCCCAAGGTCAGGGACAATCGGGTCAGTCATGCTCAACTTATTGAAAGAGTCCTCGAGGAAGTCCCCGTACCAGTCTAA
- a CDS encoding DUF58 domain-containing protein, with translation MLNLLKESSRKSPYQSKFGSGKTKSQSDDASPRGLKLSFKFSESTVEVTLEVRFFVVLFLTLCLYVFGGETGNLWCYLMASVGLGIVLLGTFVPLLQVMETSVHFHLPSEAVARERLNLRVKVTRKNWWGFAARFVPIKWLLVKIKLARIGEAENMLRPIMVDHLINEAWVVAQTPRLRRGVYNLENIELFSCYPFGLAWWSKRYRLTEKLAGELLKDLDENDKNNIYAANMGAIDSHGASRVPQMIVFPRINNVDGNFLYRLRAAGDSALFFSSSRPIAALSSASVRSLREFSSGDSPRFIHWPSSAKTGKLMIREFESEGLPGFDVLLDLTCDWKNEDQFELAVSITLSLLQLGFKMGGAPELFVIPSLDEDLERLPDVLSDLPPIARGIGWASQILARVEALEVKDINYQVRVPQVGISDTLALLTVRPSDLTQEEADEQARLKSQDETDYVMNYRDQPKKADKAPADGMRGLAASQLRQVDLWVLSRASLEADGQRGQGRGAPIPMHAQGSGDRRTAEDGAAPKNGRILSSLAEFEELAHL, from the coding sequence ATGCTCAACTTATTGAAAGAGTCCTCGAGGAAGTCCCCGTACCAGTCTAAGTTTGGTAGCGGCAAGACTAAATCACAAAGCGATGATGCTTCTCCCCGTGGGTTGAAGCTCTCTTTCAAGTTTTCAGAAAGTACTGTAGAAGTGACTCTGGAAGTGCGCTTTTTTGTTGTGCTGTTTCTCACATTATGTCTCTACGTATTTGGCGGCGAAACCGGCAACCTCTGGTGCTATCTCATGGCATCAGTGGGACTTGGCATAGTCTTGCTTGGCACTTTTGTGCCGCTTTTGCAAGTTATGGAAACAAGCGTGCACTTCCATCTGCCATCAGAAGCGGTGGCAAGAGAAAGGCTCAATTTGCGCGTCAAAGTGACTCGCAAAAACTGGTGGGGCTTTGCCGCTCGCTTTGTGCCTATTAAATGGTTACTGGTCAAAATCAAACTGGCCCGCATAGGCGAAGCTGAAAACATGCTGCGCCCGATTATGGTGGACCATCTGATCAATGAAGCCTGGGTAGTGGCACAAACTCCAAGACTGAGACGGGGAGTCTACAATCTAGAAAACATCGAGCTATTCAGCTGCTACCCCTTTGGTCTGGCCTGGTGGTCCAAGCGTTATCGCCTCACCGAAAAGTTGGCAGGAGAGCTTTTAAAAGACCTGGACGAAAACGACAAAAACAATATCTATGCAGCCAATATGGGTGCAATTGATAGCCACGGTGCTTCGCGTGTACCGCAGATGATTGTATTTCCGCGCATCAATAATGTCGACGGCAATTTCTTATATAGATTGCGAGCAGCCGGAGATTCGGCCCTGTTTTTCTCTTCATCTCGTCCTATAGCAGCACTTTCTTCGGCATCGGTGCGTTCATTGAGAGAATTCAGCAGTGGTGACAGTCCACGCTTTATTCACTGGCCAAGCTCCGCAAAAACTGGCAAGTTGATGATTCGTGAGTTTGAGTCTGAGGGTCTACCTGGTTTTGATGTACTACTGGATCTTACTTGCGACTGGAAAAATGAAGACCAGTTCGAACTGGCGGTCTCCATTACACTCTCTTTGTTGCAACTTGGTTTTAAAATGGGCGGCGCCCCTGAACTCTTCGTCATTCCCAGCCTGGACGAAGACCTGGAGCGCCTGCCCGATGTTTTGAGTGATTTGCCGCCAATTGCCCGGGGCATCGGGTGGGCTTCGCAAATTCTTGCTAGAGTGGAAGCACTGGAAGTAAAAGACATCAATTACCAGGTCCGGGTACCGCAAGTGGGCATATCAGATACCCTCGCTCTTTTGACAGTCCGCCCCTCTGACTTAACTCAGGAAGAGGCAGACGAACAGGCGCGTCTCAAATCTCAGGACGAAACCGACTACGTCATGAACTACAGAGATCAGCCCAAGAAGGCTGATAAGGCACCCGCAGACGGCATGCGTGGACTGGCAGCCAGCCAGCTCAGACAAGTTGATCTCTGGGTACTATCGAGAGCTTCACTGGAAGCCGATGGTCAAAGAGGCCAGGGTCGTGGAGCACCTATCCCCATGCACGCCCAGGGCTCGGGTGATAGACGCACAGCCGAAGACGGTGCTGCTCCTAAAAATGGACGGATACTTTCTTCACTGGCTGAATTTGAGGAGCTGGCACACCTTTGA